The following DNA comes from Cucumis sativus cultivar 9930 chromosome 7, Cucumber_9930_V3, whole genome shotgun sequence.
CTCTTGCCCCTGATCTTCTTTCTTTCGTATGTCTCTTAATTGGAGGTCTCACAGTCTCATCCACGCTAAACTTTTGTTGCCACTGTCATTCTAGATtgaagttttcattttatctcaaacaaaattatggtGATTTGAAGACCCTCTTTACTATTGAAGACAGTTAGAAAGGGTTTTCCTAAAAAAGATGGGATTGATTGAAGCATAAACAGGTAAATTTGGgtataaaagttaaaacatgATTCATAGTGTTGGTGGTTTAGGTTGGATCAGTTATAGATTAAAGGAAGGCTTTATTTTAACAGTCTTTTCGATTTTTGCATCTTTCCAGTAAGCTCTAGCATTTTGCTCATCACTTTCTTACATCTTTCCTCTAAATTCTTTTCTGAGACTATGAAACTTGACCAGTGGGTGAAGGCGTAAAAGAGAACTACAAAATGCATCACAGTAGCTAGTTGATTAAAGGCACTTTAGTACGGAGTCTACAAaccaataaaagaaacaacttCCACACATACAAAACCACCAAAAGAAGAACATTGACAACATCTATCAACTTTTTTCACTTCTCATGACACTTCCATTTCAGGCTTCATCAAAAtactacaaaaattttaaagcaGTTAAATCTTTCCATCCCTTagcttttcaaatatatttgaaacaaattttggttttaaattatgaaacgATTTTTCTATAGGAAACAGAAATATATTCCAGCCAAAAAAGAGGAGAACCCCCCCGCCCGGACTAAAACAAGAgcactttcaaaatgttaaaaatcatcaaaatgtTGTAATTACTAAAGAATTTAGTATAATTCGTACACCACCACGAAGCTGTAtgctgaaatgattttttgttttttaaaaaacaaaaacaaactccAGACAAGCCCTTAACTTTCCAAATGTgtttaaagagaaaatgacaaaCATACAGATTAGTGGAAACTCTAACATcatatatgttaaaaataCAGGAACCTAAAGTAAGGGATCCTAATTTCTTTCCCAGAGTAGAAAGGACTATTAAAAACCTCGATCATAAAGGAAAGAAGATGACTACATTATTGGAGTCTCTATCACAGGAGTCTCTACCAAAATCAACATATAAAAGATGCTACGTCTCCTTTtcttcatcaatgaaattgattGCTTCGCatcaagaaaaaagtttatacTAGATCATATCTTTTAGGTAGAAGGGAGCATAGAAGATGCTAtgtctcttttcttttcatcaatgaaattgattgctttttatcaagaaaaaatttataccaAATTCTAACTTTTGGGTAGAAAGGGACAGAGAAGATAATACATTGGCAGTGTCAATGTTAAGGAAACGAAAAAATGGAATCCTCATAGCACTTACATCCCAAAAACAATAATGGATCCAATTTCCCAAGTACAAGGAAAAATGCTCAACACTCTCTTGAAAATTATACCTCCAAGGATGAACTACGTGTCCTAAGACTCTTTGACCAAGTAAGAATCTCAACCAAAATACTCAAATTTCCAAGGCAAAACTCTCCAAGTAAATCTGTAAAACATATCCCTGTGAGAGGGAAAATATCCAAGTATACCAAGTAAACAATACCTAAACCACCTAAACACAATAGCATAGCGAGAAAACAACCTAAATGAGCATCCCCTCCGTCCATCTATCAATTTCCCCGTAAAAGATTCAACAGCAGTTGAACTAGCAATTTAAGATAGAAATCTAGAAGACCTAATGGATTGATTTAAGGTAGTGGACATGACCAGAAACGTCAGATATGATTATAGTCCAACTTTTGGATGTAAAAATCTAAGAGAGAGTGAGAATCAACACCAAAATGTAAGCTAAAGTAGTAGACAGACATTGAAACCACCGCAATAATTAGGGAATTAGGATAAACCATAGAAATAACCAAAAGGGTAAGCGATAATGCACACAAGTAGTACCTCTGCGTTTAGTCTCTGCAACATAAACGTAGCATCTGCCCTTGCATTCACAAACCGCCATTGCAAGTAACGGTTGTGATGAAGCCTCAATACGTGTGCATCAACAATGCGATCTTCCCCCATCTTCCCCCTTCGTATATCAACAGAGAAACTGAGAATGGAGGGCGTACTGATAGAGTTACTAACCAAGGAACCACCGACACCATTTCTCGTCCTGGAAGGACTGGAAATTCCCCTTGATGGTGATGATACTGAAGAAGTCCAAAGCTTACTTGGGGATGGAGGCCTTGTCCCACCTCGAATAGGGGAAGCCATTGTACGTGGAGATGAAAGTGGACCATCATTTGAGAACCGCTTTGACTGACTGAACTTTGATGGGGCTCCCACTCTTGCTCCAGGACTAGTCGATAAAGGAGAACCAGGATCATGCAAGCGCCGGAGCCGGCTGTTTGTTTCTTGCCAAAACCTTGCAGATACAACAATCCCTCGGGGCCCATTTCGCCCTTTAGCTACCGAACCACAATCTTGAACTCCTGAAGTACTGCCGGAGGAAACACTATCGGTATCAGAAGTAGTGAGATCAGAGGGCACAGAAGACTCATTCACTGAATCGGCATCTGGGTTTTGCCGAACTGCCTTTATCAACTCGGAACTGTTTAAATCCAAGCTCAATCTACCGTCAAAAGAAGCTCTTCTACTGTCATCTGATATTGTTTGCTGTAATGCCCGAACCACCATCCCAGATCCAATTCCATTCACTTTCTTCTGCTCACCTCCGCAATCAAAACTCCTCGATAATGGGTTTCCTTCCAAATTCGCATGCCGGTTCCTCGCCGGCCAACGATGTTGATCAAGAAGCTTCGAATTCTCCACCTGAACTCCTGACCCATCGCTCTTATCCCTAAGTGGAGTCGCTCGACGCCGTTCCGGCGTCGAACCCTTTCTCGCATTACTCAAACTGGGCGTCGCAGTAGCCTTAGTCTTACTAATCGGAAGAGAAAACGCCTCCCCTTGAAACGAAACCGACAAACTCCTAGTAGAAGTAACCAAAAGCTTCGCAGCCGCTGAACTGTCAGTGGCATTGCCATGTCTGGAATCAAGAACCGGCGTAATCGACCGAGGCGTAGTGGTTCGTCGCCGGTCGACCGATTGAGACCGTTTAGGGCCAGAAGAAGGCAATGGGGTTGAAGCTGGGGTCAAATTAGTGGACCTAGAGAGCAATGGAGAGGGAAATCGCCGAGAAGAAGCGGAGGATGAAGTAGTTGAAGAAGTAGAAGTAGAAGTGGAAGGTGAAGGAGACATGTACCTGGAAGGAACTTGCCTACCTCTAGGTTTTCGTTGAAGAACCCCATTATCTCTCTCGGAAGGTAATAAGGGAGGTCGTGCTTGGTTTCTAAGGTGATCTTGCTGTTGTTGGTGGTCATTGCGTTGTTGGGTTGTTGAAGTTTTGGGGATTGAAGCTGCTGGTCCAGAAATGGCAGCCACCATTGATGCAACAACAAAGCTTTTAAAGTAAATTGTTAATTCAGAGTTGAATACTGAAAACCCAGGATCTTGAAGAGGAAATTCCCCATttggagagaagaaaaaagattcaGGAAATTCCagagagaatgagaaaaaaagtgGGTGGATTCAACATTTTCCGTTAAAGCTTTAAAATCACTGCTCATGGGAATAGACCcttctcctctcctctcaaagctctctctctctcactacAGTTTCTTCTGGGggtagagaaagagagagattgagaGTAGGTGACAGGCAAGATTTGAGAGCTTAGCAAAATACAACACTTcacagagagaaaaaaagaaaaaaagaagaagaagacgaagaggagaaggagagggagaaagagaaagagaaagagaaaggaaaacgTATTTGGTATATCAATATGTATACACTATACAACACTATATCTATCTACTCCACTTCTTTTCGGGTTTATGGGAGTCTTTGGAGAGACGTTATGTTctccttttattattgttaattttaattttatgaaaggGATCTCCAACTTAAAGTCCTACTCATTAATACACCCTAAACACCATAAACCTTCATCATTCATGGACTTTCTTATATTCGTTATTCGTTTCAATAATACCACGACGATAAActactatttatatttatttgtatctAATAGTATTTTGCTgtatttataagtatttttagagtttgaaaataactTCATTTAAAGATTGGTGTGTTAATTAGTTCTTtctagttaatatttttttattttaaaatttgtagttaTACAGGTCTCAAATATCAATGCTATTGATTTTTGTGTATTAGAggtgtttttgaaattttcaaaatagtttttgtaGCATTTCTTCGAGggtttgtttagtttttttaattattattattttttaaatttaaatctataaatatacattttgactttaatttattttttgtttattattatttttcatggatattttaaaaaatgtaagcCCAAtcttgaaaactaaaaagtagtttttaaaGGAGAACTATTGTAAATAGCAAaactattaaatatatttataaaatataataaaattttaatttttattaatcatactttatcaatatctatcattgattaaaaagattattttataaataatttagttcacTTTAGTATAAGTccatttaaaaacaaaatagttatctAGCTttattaatctatttttaatatttattttattttgttccctatagttttatatatttgaaaaatgtttaaattctaaaataaaaaaattaaactttataaacttaccttttaaaaataagtttaagttctaaaataaactttataaacttaccttttaaaaataaaacattgcaATAAATTTggacaaatttcatattaaacacaaatttaaatactacaaaaatatatatatatatatatatatttactataaaatacaaagttcataaaacgtatatatatatcataaacctttttaaaactaacaaaatatattaaaatatttacaaactataattatagtaaaattttagactCTATCGAGTATAATCACTGTTAGACTTTTATCATTGTTCATCAATATAAGCATATGAGTGACTGTCgatgtttattattgatgtaatataaaaactttgctattttttaccatttttctattttaaagttaaaagggttaaataaataatagagattttataaaataatttattggcAAATTCAATAAATGTAAAAGTAAATAGACTAAAGTTTTCAAGTACCTAATAATTAGTGACTCATaggagtaaatattttattacatattttattttggtttggttattaattaatttgttttttcttttttatggaaTGGGTACATGTGATGGTTTGTTTTTTAGCTGTGTAAGCTTTTTTATACTAtaaggtttttattttatatggtaAAGTTTTGTAGTTTcatatctttaaaaaagaatgtgaTGGTTATCGTTGTAAAGTCCAaactttctttaatattttttttaataaagctctattagaaaaaataaaaaattgctaaatccaaatatattaatctTGGAAATAGAAATTTAACACATTGTCCTTCATATGGTACTTTGGTATTTGGGATTtcaacatttatatttaaccaaaaaaaaattaatttgtttttttaaaataggtttTGTCAATCGGTTAAGGTATGATCATTTGAGTTTAGCTTAGTAGAATAAGTAATCCCGGTTTTCTTTGTAAGGTTGAAACTTAGATTATTCATCTTTATGATTGGTGTGTTGAAAGATAATCAAAGAATTATTCGTTTATTATAAACTTTACTCAAAATATTGTTAGGTTAATATATCACTTGTTGgtatgtgaattttaatttagaagtaATAATCgtaataattttcatacaaaaaagtacaatatgtgaatatatatattttttaaaatagtgaaagtattaatgagaaaaaatactaaagactaaatttaagatttactGAAAGTCTAAGGATTAAAGTTGAACATTTGAAAGTACAAggactaaaattgaacaaactctaaaatatagggatcaaaacgatattttaacttataatcaatcagtgtatatatatatatatatatgccaTACGATGTGTTATAACTTAGAacatataaactaattaattaatactacACCTTTACACCTAACAAGTAGAGTGTCACTTTACTAGAGAGCAAAAAATGACACAATATGGTTTGATACTTTATTATACATTGCCCTATTAACACCCAAAAATGTGACTTAgcaaaccaaacaaacaatGTAGAAATccaatttattcaaattaattctaatttatCACAAccaacttaattaaatttataactcTATTTACGCCTACACATTTGGTTTCTTAGGTTGATTTATTGATTAGGGTTTTCGAGTCATCATCACTTTTTAAACCCTTCAGTTATTGTGAAAAGATCACGttcatatataacaaatcgaATCAAACTAtctacaaaatatagaaaagtttCAACCGTTAGATATTGATCTAAAACTTTGCAATTATTTCCAAccgttttattatttatgataattatctttataaaaatcaataatatattttagagtTTTTCCAGTACAATGGAATCAAACTTTCATctcaatgataaaaaaaagtttatgtcAACTATCGTTGAACTAAGCGCACTTCAATACATCCATTATCTTAGAGCTGTCTAAATATTAGTGGTGAAGATCAATCAGTCGgagttagttttttttttataaaatcgaCCCTGAAACGACCATAGTCGGTTTAGTAAAATGTCAAACGACTTCAACATCGATGAGTAAGAGTCAATTGGTCAATTGACTGATTTaacacttaaaaaatatattttgaaaattctcaatttgaaaatttccaAAGCAGGCCTCGATCGACCCTTCTCCTTTTCCGacaaacaaatttcaatttgataagTCGAGTCAGTTTATTATGGAATAAAACTCTATATCAACCcaataaaacaagttttaaGCGTACTCTAAAgtgataaaccaatattttaatccaacaaaccctaaattttgtttttatttttcaaaaggaaagaaacataacattaaaaataaaatccaaataaTTAAAGGGGTATAAAATTTGGTAGGGATAATGAAATATGCATCCACTCACACATTGTGTTTCCCTTCTCCTAATGATATCATCAATGATTTGAGAGGTGGAAAATTAATGAGATGATGAGATATATTTAGCACTAATTATAATGATCATATTAATTCataacattattattcttatatatatatacacacatacataaatgtcacaaattaaaagttaccacattaattaatattctagAAAAAGAgtatagaaaagaagaagaagaaaaacattagaTCTAAAGAGAGAATTAAGAATAAAGGGAGCTTAAAGCAaagttttgaattgaaaaagtacaataagaaagaaaatgttgtgattttccttttaattttgcaaCCTAAGCTAAGcctattaaaaaacaaagtcctctttttctttacatttgCCTTTTTCTAGCTAATGAGAGATGCCACATCCATTTCATTCCTCCCTCTCCCGACTGTCATATCGACTAGGGTTACTTCATAAtatttattgacaattttttgaaaattttgaagatggTATCTACCTATAGGTGTCAATCGAACTAAATACTTGTTTTTGTATGGATCGACGACGGATATCTCTAATTTCCaaatactattattttttttacatgttgtattttaactttagaagtataatatgtgtatataaGAAGactaaatgaattaattaaagcTTGGACATTGCCTATAAATCAAAATCTATAtcatatattgttttctagtttgttgttataatatttttctcatccaatttagtttagattttttaagGGTTGTTTTcatgtaaagaaaaatggtcgatttatttacaaatatagtaaaaagattaaaaaaaaaaaaaatcattcgactatttttttatatatttaaaaatattttaagtgattttatcatttatatataatgtgcATGGATGGAGtaatcaaatttgattaatataagTTTTACTCCAAGTtgagttattatttttaaaaaaatgaaatgataaacCTCATCGTCTTCTTAGATATTTGTGTGGATTTttatttaggaaaattttcaaaaatagaaaaattaacaaaatatttattagtttctttttctttctattcttGAAAAACagtttcttatttatatataaaaaaatatgtttgatctattccaatttattatatgaaaacatataaattatttgcATCTTCTTGTAATTTacaccatttttattttctcttctttgtaaatttcaaagaaaaataatctttatatatatatatatacacacacatatatattacatatatcgTTTTCAAAGATAGGTAGAtgcaaattaatataaaatcaaagtgtttaatataataatatatatatatacacacaaaacACATTCTTTAATATACTTGTTTAAAAGACATTTTTATACCCACATACGTAAATGTAtataatcaaaacaaaatcaaattgattaTAAACGAAAAACCTACCATTCAAAGTAATCAATCATTATTGATCTCTTAGctagttgaaaaaaattatgaattcatATCAAAACTTGAATTGTTGTGGAATCGAAATTCActgaattgaaaaataatggtTGAGATTTGATTGAAGGGATGtgaaaagttaattaaagAGAGGAAGTGTTTAATTAGAAACCctaatgagagagagagagaagaagaagaagtttgagaagaaaaaaatggtcataTCTTCCCATGTGACTTAAGACATactcaataaaataaaaattggttcAAAAGTAATATATTACAACCACTAAGAGTGATGGGTTTGTTTGTTAACAATGTTTGAGGGCATtggggtttgtttgttttagaaGTGATTATAACCCTAAAtactcaaataaatttatttactttgtcTCTATTATGTACCTTTCCTACATTGCTTCCATTTTCCTCTTCAACCCCACAACACACActtattcttcttattatatatatatatatatatatatatatattcttaatttaaagctaaattacaaaacattATCTCTAAATTTAACTTGCATTATGTACGTTTATTTAAACCGTGTTTCAAAACTAACCACATAAGTAAttcttgtatatataaatttaaaataacccattttaaatgataattgaAGACTTGAAATGATTATGTGTCCGTGAGTCatcacatttattatttactctAATTAATGATAGTTTAGAAACACGTATGAACGTTTGAAGAGCATTTTGATccatattttaacctaatcTTATGAAGAAGGAGCGATCATGTTTCTCAATGACTTAAGTTGGACGTAAAATCAATGTCTCTCAAAGTAAGTTGATATCCGTACTTTAATTGATCTATTAAAGAAAACTTAGAAGTCTTGATGTGGGGTTTTTTTAGGGTTTGGTAAGAAAAGCGTACCCTCTCCTTTTAGGGATGTATGTCCTTGATATCATTTTGATATCATTTTCTTAGATGTCTATTTGTATACacaaagtgtatatatatatatatatatatatagactaaTAGGTACACATTTTCCACACTTTCTTAGAATTAAAGATTGGAGATATTTAGGGGAGTTGTTCTAAAAGGAAAGGTTTGGAGAAGTCAATGTAACTCTAATGTGGctgctaaatatttttgtcaaacaATGGGATGCCTTGCAAGTTCATGAAactatttgtttctttttcccatCTTGGTTGGATGTGTTTcaatcattcaatttttttttaatattttcaaaactacttctaaactttagaaaaaaaaagcaaaaaaaaatcattattgttagttttgaaaataccCTTAACTTCAAAAGATACATAAACATCCTTGTTGTTAGTATATGAACACATACCATTGATACTTGTTCAATAATAACATCTTTGAGGttcaaaaagttcaaatagttgAAGGTTGTTCGTGTATTAATAAGTATGGTATAAGTACTATGATCCACTAATTACAATATAACAAACTCATCATAGTTTGAGAACATCAACTATAACTATTGTGATTCACGAATTACAATAACAAACCCATCACTCTGAAATATTTCATAAGTGTTTAAAGTTGAATGactaacaaatatattttgaattacatATGACTTTTCTCTCGTTTTCTCCCATCTTTCAATTACatatgatttgttttgttttgggtAACACCCTCTCCCCACCTTACACACTTGGGAAAATATTAGCACTACACAAATTCCAATCAATCAAATCCAAAGGGGCAAAAGCAAAACCATTCAAAAGTGACCATTAGTTTGTGCCAATCTTTAACACAAATTCATGTGGAAAGAAACTCCAAAATCCATTTCTACTCGAGACCCAAAATTGGTCAAGTTGTTGATGGCTTATGAGCATCATCACCAAGCCATGTTTTAACTGTACATTTTCAATGCAAGCAAAGAGGAGTAGGAGAGGAAAATAGTGCCAAAAATGAGAGATTTTTAGAGGAACAACTTGGCCaagaaatgaacaaataaatgtAGAAGTTTGAACACAAATCTTAAAGTTGGAATTAGTAATGGTGAGTAAATGTTGGTGTGAGtttgtcttttattattattattattattactactactGCTTTTCTTTCCTAACTTTGCTCAATGTGTTATTTCCAACATTTAATTCAACTACTTATCATTATGTTCTCAATCCCTCATAGCATTGGCTTGTTAAGAATGAGAATGTAACAGACACAATGGATATATAGTCTCTTCAATTTAGTATcaccattattttatttattattaacattttttttattgtttctttaatgTTGGTAAATGTTCAATTgattgttgataaaattacATGATATTATACTTAGTGCATGTATAGGCACACTCttaggaaaggaaaaaaaaaatagtgttttGTGGAGTGAACTTTAGTtctttattattgtattttagtTAAAAGCAGTTTTCtaatcaaagtttaaagtatcattgtaaaaaaaatgtccaaTATCTCTgttatttatagtatatttatattagtgtTATTTCaaagtctatatatatatatattttgtattttgtgaattttatacattatagtaaaaatatcaatttatccCTTACACATGTCAAACTCATTAGAAcctaaaaatatgaaaatctaGCATTATTTAGAGTAGTTCGACTTTCAGAAAAATTGATTAGTATAAATGTAATAGTCAAAATTTGCCCTCCTTCTAGCCTTGGCCTTTGAGTTCCACTAGATAGAACCTTCAAACTCACTTAAACCTTATTTTGGATGAACATATAAATAGAGTCTATACCTCCAAGGAAGGTTATTGGAAACTAAATATGGACACAACATGGTTGGGAGTCTCTTTGTCGTGGTGGCATACACTGGATTTTGAAAGAACACCTAAAGAAGCCAATCATAGAAGGTTGCAAGTATATTGGCAACAATGTTGAAGGGTCAATGGTCTGAATGATGTGGGGGTTAGTCCAACTGAGATAAAACATGGTTCTTTGGGGTACTCAAATTGTTGAATCTTTGTTTGAGGTTGAACCTTTGCtaaaaggaagggaaaaaaatgaattcacTTAAAATTGagtaaattaaactttttttgcTAAAAGGCATAGAATTTCAAATGCTAGATTGAAAAGTTCGAACTTATAAAcaaatcaaaccaaacataTATCAGTTCAAAGGCTAAACTAGATAAACCAAAACGCCACCCCCAACTGTGCCTAGATGATAATGCAGCAAGAGGAATTTATCCAACTGCCTGCAATACAAAATGTCGGCAAAACAAGATGATATCGACCCTCCAGAATAATCTCAACCTAGCGACCAATATTACAATCCTGAACTACCACCAGAAAGAACATAGTTAATAAATTCAAACCAGACCAGATTTCAGaccaaatttaacatttattaatGTCTAATGGGACCATTTTTAAGTACCATAATAGTAGACAAACCTATCAGTAGTAGAGTGTAAGCCTGACCTATACTATAATGGTATGGCTAGAAGTATAATTTCTACCATATATTTATTGAACCATCATAATCATAGTTACtctttataatattaaataccAAGTGCGTAGTCACCGTGACTTAAACCTTCTATTTGAATTGGCATTGGACATGTCGGCCAAAGGATAAGGACGATGGTTAACTTGATCTATATACTTTAATCCATACTAATAGGGAGATGTTACCAggagtaaaagaaaaggaggtAAGAGAGCACGATACCGAATGAAGAAACATCAATTTAGATCTTCAAAATTAGTAAAACACCATAGGGGCCTAAAGTTCAACAATCAACTCAAGGttcaagttaaaaaaaaaaaaaaagaactaggGACATAAAATGGAAGTTCAAGGTTCtgtcttatatatatatatgaaaatgatgCTAACATAATCCATCCGTTACACCTCTAGTGAGAGACAAAAAATTGGCCATTTAGCGATACTGCAAGAAGAGTTGAGATACAAGGGGTCAGAACTCAGAAGACAATCAAAAAACTTTGATGTGGATATAGTTCAAAATAATTAGTGATCAGAtagataaaaagtaaaattttcacCTTGATGAATCCAATTTCCTTGGCGTTGCTACGGAAGCACTGTCTGCAGCACATAAGTCCATACTTTCTGATCAAACCATGAGGATTTCCGCAAACCCGGCTAAAGGAAAATGCAAGAAATACAGAGAGCATTTTAATTCAAGCAGAAAAGGGTTTTCCAATCATAGTTctgaataaatattaaatcaacCAAGTGTATCCATATACACAAGACTTCATTAAACTCAATCATGGAAACTTATACAACAACTTATCGATCCTTCAATTCATCTCATTAT
Coding sequences within:
- the LOC101215899 gene encoding QWRF motif-containing protein 2, whose translation is MVAAISGPAASIPKTSTTQQRNDHQQQQDHLRNQARPPLLPSERDNGVLQRKPRGRQVPSRYMSPSPSTSTSTSSTTSSSASSRRFPSPLLSRSTNLTPASTPLPSSGPKRSQSVDRRRTTTPRSITPVLDSRHGNATDSSAAAKLLVTSTRSLSVSFQGEAFSLPISKTKATATPSLSNARKGSTPERRRATPLRDKSDGSGVQVENSKLLDQHRWPARNRHANLEGNPLSRSFDCGGEQKKVNGIGSGMVVRALQQTISDDSRRASFDGRLSLDLNSSELIKAVRQNPDADSVNESSVPSDLTTSDTDSVSSGSTSGVQDCGSVAKGRNGPRGIVVSARFWQETNSRLRRLHDPGSPLSTSPGARVGAPSKFSQSKRFSNDGPLSSPRTMASPIRGGTRPPSPSKLWTSSVSSPSRGISSPSRTRNGVGGSLVSNSISTPSILSFSVDIRRGKMGEDRIVDAHVLRLHHNRYLQWRFVNARADATFMLQRLNAERNVWNAWVTISELRHTVTLKRIKLLLLRQKLKLTSVLKGQISYLEEWALLDRDHSSSMLGATEALKASTLRLPVVGKAIADIQNLKDAVGSAVDVMQAMASSICSLSSKVEETNSVVAELVKVTAKERILLQQCEDFLSTLAAMQVKDCSLRTHILQLNRFPTRQQPNKYM
- the LOC101216387 gene encoding 40S ribosomal protein S29; translated protein: MGHSNVWNSHPKNYGPGSRTCRVCGNPHGLIRKYGLMCCRQCFRSNAKEIGFIKYR